A window of bacterium genomic DNA:
CAAGGCCACCCACCATTTCGACCTTCTCAACTGGTGGCTGGCCGCCGAGCCGCGCTGGGTCAGCGCCCAGGGTGAGCTGCGCCGCTACGGCTGGAACGGGACGTTCCGGGGCGAAAAGTGCCGCGGCTGCGAGTACAAGGCCAAGTGCGAGTTCTTCTACGACATCACGAAAGACGAAGAGGCCATGCGCCTGTACGTGGACAACGAGAAGTACGACGGGTATTCGACGGACGCCTGCCTGTACCGCAACGATATAAACATCTGGGACACCATGACCGCCAATATCCGCTACCACAACGATGTCATCCTCACCTACTCGCTCAACTGTTTCATGCCCTACGAGGGCTACCGGGTGGGGTTCAACTGCAAGAACGGCCGTCTGGACGTGCAGGTCTACCATGCCCAGCCCTGGGAGCAGAAAGCCCTGGCCGAGTTCCGGGTCACCCCGCTGTTCGCCAAGAGCCGCACTTTCGAGCTGAGCGAGAGCCAGGAGCACACGGGAGCGGATGCCGGCCACTGGGGCTCGGATGACAAGCTGCAGAACATGATTTTCCGCGGCGCCCCCGACCCGCTGGAGCAGACCGCCGGCAGCCGCGCCGGGGCCCTGAGCTGCCTGACCGGGATCATGGCCCGCCGCTCCATCGAGTGGAACCGTCCGGTGGAGATTTCCGAGCTGGTGAAAATCTGACCGGGAGCCAAATAACGCGGCGCCTGGCGGACCGGTCGCCGCGGATCAGGTGTATAATGACAAAAAGGGTGCGGCTGGTCTCTGCCGCACCCTTTCGTTTCCTCAATCCTCCGGAAAGGTCTCAGCCTTTCTCCGGCCCGGTGATCGCCCAGTAATATTTCTGCAGCTCGCGGGCCTCGTACTCCATGAACCCCACGCTCTCGGTGTAGTTGGCGATGCTGCCGTGCATGGTCTCGGCGAAATCGGCCACTCTGGGATTGGAGCGCTCCAGCTTCTCCACCTTGATGAACTGCTCGATCAGGGCCTCGGCCTTGCGCTCATCCACCACCTGGTACATGCGGGTGAAATCACGCACCGGGTAAATCTCCTTGATCAGGGCGTGGCCGGAGGGCTTTTTCACCTGGTCGAACACGCTCTTGTCGTAGACGCCGGGGTCGGCGAAACGGGCCTCCGGGGTGTCG
This region includes:
- a CDS encoding Gfo/Idh/MocA family oxidoreductase, which produces MSDPTKSMDRRSFLAATANAAIIAPLAMGRGPFKFPVEATKKRYCLVGTGGRGHSMWGRRLVDKYSDMVEFVGLCDRNPGRAAYAKKFMGLSCPTYTDLEFDKMIAETRPDVVIVTTTDCFHAKYICRAMELGCDVITEKPMATDEAMTQQIMDTEKRTGRKIRVTFNYRYNPEAEKIYEILRSGELGQVTSVDFNYFLDTSHGASYFRRWHGFKQYNGSLWVHKATHHFDLLNWWLAAEPRWVSAQGELRRYGWNGTFRGEKCRGCEYKAKCEFFYDITKDEEAMRLYVDNEKYDGYSTDACLYRNDINIWDTMTANIRYHNDVILTYSLNCFMPYEGYRVGFNCKNGRLDVQVYHAQPWEQKALAEFRVTPLFAKSRTFELSESQEHTGADAGHWGSDDKLQNMIFRGAPDPLEQTAGSRAGALSCLTGIMARRSIEWNRPVEISELVKI